The following proteins are encoded in a genomic region of Fundidesulfovibrio soli:
- the fusA gene encoding elongation factor G, giving the protein MAAPATGRKGLSALRNIGIIAHIDAGKTTLTERILYFAGKIHRMGEVHEGTATMDYLPEEQERGITITSACTTCYWSAHQINIIDTPGHVDFTIEVERSLRVLDGAVGVFCGVAGVEPQSETVWRQSEHYKVPKLAFVNKMDRPGADFAAVLESMRLRLGARPLAVQIPLGSGQDFHAVADLVTLEKITFAGEEVQRVPLSEAERALAAPWRDAMLEALAEHDDALMEAYLSGEDLAPDAVRPVIRKAALSRALVPVLTGSALRNMGVQPLMDAVCHYLPSPADVVPAHGQHTHTHEDMELAPDPKSPLAALVFKVLMEAGRRLALARVYCGELVEGADCLNVTQGKTERVGRLFRLHADQKEPLQKAGPGEIVAISGMKLPRTGDTLADKSRPVLLESISQYKPVLSLALEPRNTEELEKLQEAIGRLLLEDPTLGSVYDEDTGQLILSGMGELHLEVVLERIRREHGLSPRSGKPQVVCQETVTREATGEAVFQRELGGQKHYGKVTLEVSPLPREKGREIHVPLDPKVWPKAWLDAVAEGLEDGLASGAHSGFPVQDVSVRVLDMGRLDGESSAVGYRMAAAQALKAALRDARPALLEPIMLLEIGVPGDFVGDVIGLLGTKGAKIENLFDRAGLKVVQALTPLSRLFGFSTELRSATQGRAGLVMKFERFDLLD; this is encoded by the coding sequence ATGGCCGCACCCGCCACCGGCAGAAAAGGGCTCTCCGCGCTGCGAAATATCGGCATCATCGCCCATATCGACGCGGGCAAGACCACCCTGACCGAACGCATCCTCTATTTCGCGGGCAAGATCCACCGGATGGGCGAGGTGCACGAGGGCACCGCCACCATGGACTACCTGCCCGAAGAGCAGGAGCGCGGCATCACCATCACCTCCGCCTGCACCACCTGCTACTGGAGCGCCCACCAGATCAACATCATCGACACCCCCGGGCATGTGGACTTCACCATCGAAGTGGAGCGCTCCCTGCGCGTTCTGGACGGCGCCGTGGGAGTGTTTTGCGGCGTGGCCGGGGTCGAGCCGCAGTCCGAGACGGTGTGGCGGCAGTCCGAGCATTACAAGGTCCCAAAGCTGGCCTTCGTAAACAAGATGGACCGCCCCGGCGCGGATTTCGCGGCCGTGCTGGAATCCATGCGGCTGCGCCTGGGCGCCAGGCCGCTGGCCGTGCAAATCCCCCTGGGCTCCGGGCAGGATTTCCACGCCGTTGCCGACCTTGTGACCCTGGAGAAGATCACCTTCGCCGGGGAGGAGGTGCAGCGCGTCCCGCTCTCCGAGGCCGAGCGAGCCTTGGCCGCACCCTGGCGCGACGCCATGCTGGAGGCCCTGGCCGAACACGACGACGCCCTGATGGAGGCCTACCTTTCCGGCGAGGACCTGGCCCCGGATGCCGTGCGTCCCGTGATCCGCAAGGCCGCCCTCTCACGCGCACTGGTGCCCGTGCTTACAGGTTCGGCCCTGCGCAACATGGGCGTGCAGCCGCTCATGGACGCCGTCTGCCACTACCTGCCCAGCCCGGCGGACGTGGTTCCGGCCCACGGCCAGCACACCCACACCCACGAGGACATGGAGCTGGCACCAGACCCCAAAAGCCCCCTGGCCGCGCTGGTTTTCAAGGTGCTCATGGAGGCGGGGCGCAGGCTGGCGCTGGCCCGCGTCTATTGCGGCGAATTGGTCGAGGGGGCGGACTGCCTCAACGTCACGCAGGGCAAGACGGAGCGGGTGGGGCGCCTCTTCCGCCTGCACGCCGACCAGAAAGAGCCCCTTCAAAAGGCCGGCCCCGGCGAGATCGTGGCCATTTCGGGCATGAAGCTGCCCCGCACGGGCGACACCCTGGCGGACAAATCACGTCCGGTGCTGCTGGAGAGCATCTCGCAGTACAAGCCGGTGCTCTCGCTGGCCCTGGAGCCGCGCAACACCGAGGAGCTTGAGAAGCTCCAGGAGGCCATCGGCCGACTCCTGCTTGAGGACCCGACCCTGGGCAGCGTCTACGACGAGGACACGGGCCAGCTCATCCTCTCGGGCATGGGGGAGCTGCACCTGGAGGTTGTGCTGGAGCGCATCCGGCGCGAACACGGCCTCTCGCCCCGTTCGGGCAAGCCCCAGGTCGTCTGTCAGGAGACCGTGACCCGCGAAGCCACCGGCGAGGCCGTGTTCCAGCGCGAACTGGGCGGCCAGAAGCACTACGGCAAGGTGACGCTGGAGGTCTCCCCGCTGCCGCGCGAAAAAGGGCGCGAGATCCATGTGCCGCTTGACCCCAAGGTTTGGCCCAAGGCCTGGCTGGACGCCGTGGCCGAAGGCCTGGAGGACGGCCTGGCCTCGGGCGCGCATTCCGGCTTCCCCGTGCAGGACGTCTCCGTGCGCGTGCTGGACATGGGCAGGCTCGACGGAGAATCCTCGGCCGTGGGCTACCGCATGGCCGCGGCCCAGGCCCTCAAGGCCGCCCTGCGCGATGCGCGCCCGGCGTTGCTGGAGCCCATCATGCTCCTTGAGATCGGCGTGCCCGGGGATTTCGTGGGCGATGTTATCGGCCTGCTCGGCACCAAAGGAGCCAAGATCGAGAACCTTTTCGACCGGGCCGGGCTCAAGGTGGTCCAGGCGCTCACCCCCCTGAGCAGGCTGTTCGGCTTCTCCACGGAGCTGCGCTCGGCCACGCAGGGCAGGGCGGGGCTGGTCATGAAATTCGAACGTTTCGACCTGCTGGATTAG
- a CDS encoding N-acetylmuramoyl-L-alanine amidase — translation MKYVARRQVLKGLGLAGLALSLPGGALAATSQELASEGLARLQEGKTAQALAALKEAAKLDPANAWVFNLLGRSYYTSGQQRLAADNFRLALRIDPADGYSRMMLDVLAQHPLPPAPAEKPGKSKRLSQLEEQARDELSAFAKTGKAPGKRLLLIDPGHGGADKGVTGTTGLVEKDLTLDVATLLAAELNASDAFRAMLTRQADYAVPLWARKAQADLFGAELMISLHCAASLPGYAGVEVYSYSGAASDAEANAVAELENGVLRFERVQPPVLAEPASQRGLLGAWRVRSGERRGKELAESLAAKLTLPGTFGPAHARQAPLRVLEGPRCPSMLIEMGFLSNTQEEKALKGKEFQAVLARTLAQGLTRILG, via the coding sequence ATGAAGTATGTTGCGAGAAGGCAGGTGCTCAAGGGGCTGGGGCTGGCCGGGCTGGCGCTGTCCCTGCCGGGCGGAGCGCTGGCGGCCACCTCGCAGGAGCTGGCCTCCGAGGGCCTGGCCCGCCTGCAGGAGGGCAAGACCGCCCAGGCCCTGGCCGCCCTAAAGGAAGCCGCCAAGCTCGACCCCGCCAACGCCTGGGTATTCAACCTGCTGGGCAGATCCTATTACACCTCGGGGCAGCAGCGCCTCGCGGCGGACAACTTCCGCCTGGCCCTGCGCATCGATCCCGCCGACGGTTATTCCCGGATGATGCTGGACGTGCTTGCCCAGCACCCCCTGCCGCCCGCGCCGGCTGAAAAGCCCGGCAAGTCCAAGCGTCTTTCCCAACTGGAGGAGCAGGCCAGGGACGAGCTTTCCGCGTTCGCCAAGACGGGCAAGGCTCCCGGCAAGCGCCTGCTGCTCATCGACCCCGGGCACGGAGGGGCGGACAAGGGTGTGACCGGGACCACCGGCCTGGTCGAGAAGGATCTTACCCTTGATGTCGCCACCCTGCTGGCGGCGGAGCTGAACGCCTCGGACGCCTTCAGGGCCATGCTCACCCGCCAGGCCGACTACGCCGTGCCGCTTTGGGCCAGGAAGGCCCAGGCCGACCTCTTCGGAGCCGAGCTGATGATCTCCCTGCACTGCGCGGCTTCGCTCCCCGGCTACGCGGGCGTGGAAGTCTACAGCTACTCAGGGGCAGCTTCGGATGCCGAGGCCAACGCCGTGGCCGAACTGGAAAACGGCGTGCTGCGCTTCGAGCGCGTGCAGCCGCCGGTGTTGGCGGAACCCGCCTCGCAACGCGGCCTGCTTGGGGCCTGGCGCGTACGCTCCGGCGAGCGGCGCGGCAAGGAGCTGGCCGAGTCCCTGGCCGCCAAGCTGACCCTTCCCGGGACCTTCGGCCCAGCCCACGCCCGGCAGGCGCCGCTTCGAGTGCTGGAGGGCCCCCGCTGCCCCTCCATGCTCATCGAGATGGGCTTCCTCTCCAACACCCAGGAGGAGAAAGCCTTGAAAGGCAAGGAATTCCAGGCGGTCTTGGCGCGCACCCTGGCCCAGGGCTTGACG
- the coaD gene encoding pantetheine-phosphate adenylyltransferase, with translation MDAPDPRTAVYPGTFDPLTMGHWSLVRRGLKVFPRVIVAVAEHSPKQPMFSLEERVDMIKEVFRNDPGVSVEPFSGLLVNYVRSTGAGVILRGMRAVSDFDYEFQLALMNRRLDKDIETVFLMTDFKWLYISSTIIKELARAGGDYEGLVPDAVRARLVERLGPVNGKKA, from the coding sequence ATGGACGCACCAGATCCCCGCACCGCAGTCTACCCCGGAACCTTCGACCCCCTGACCATGGGCCACTGGAGCCTGGTTCGCCGCGGGCTCAAGGTGTTCCCCCGCGTCATCGTGGCCGTGGCCGAGCACTCCCCGAAGCAGCCCATGTTCTCCCTCGAGGAGCGCGTGGACATGATCAAGGAAGTCTTCCGCAATGACCCTGGCGTCAGCGTCGAACCCTTCAGCGGCCTGCTCGTCAACTACGTGCGCTCCACCGGGGCCGGGGTCATCCTGCGGGGGATGCGCGCCGTCTCCGACTTCGACTACGAGTTCCAGCTGGCCCTGATGAACCGCCGCCTGGACAAGGACATCGAGACGGTGTTCCTGATGACCGACTTCAAATGGCTCTACATCAGCTCCACCATCATCAAGGAGCTGGCCCGCGCCGGGGGCGATTACGAGGGCCTTGTGCCCGACGCCGTGCGCGCCCGCTTGGTTGAGCGCCTCGGGCCTGTCAACGGCAAGAAGGCATGA
- the rsmD gene encoding 16S rRNA (guanine(966)-N(2))-methyltransferase RsmD gives MRILGGNFKGRNLPTLEAKGCRPAMAVVREALFNIIAARGLALEGARVIDVFAGTGSLGFECLSRGAGFVQFVEANRALAKRIADNARLLGLDAPRVAAAPADALKLLARPPRIPFDLAFVDPPYGQELLAPVMNLLAAKRWLADGALVVAEVEKNLEYAGWPASLALEADRQYGQTRILIWTHQIPAPQSTPEPSTP, from the coding sequence GTGAGAATACTCGGCGGAAACTTCAAGGGCCGCAACCTGCCCACGCTGGAGGCCAAAGGCTGCCGCCCGGCCATGGCCGTGGTGCGCGAGGCCCTGTTCAACATCATCGCCGCGCGCGGCCTTGCGCTGGAGGGCGCGCGCGTCATCGACGTCTTCGCGGGCACGGGCAGCCTCGGTTTCGAGTGCCTGAGCCGCGGGGCCGGCTTCGTGCAGTTCGTGGAGGCCAACCGCGCCCTGGCAAAGCGCATCGCGGACAACGCCCGGCTGCTGGGCCTCGATGCCCCCAGGGTGGCCGCTGCCCCGGCGGACGCCCTGAAACTGCTGGCCAGGCCGCCCCGCATTCCGTTCGATCTTGCCTTTGTCGATCCTCCCTACGGCCAGGAACTGCTGGCCCCCGTGATGAACCTGCTCGCCGCCAAACGCTGGCTCGCCGACGGGGCGCTGGTGGTGGCGGAAGTGGAAAAGAACCTCGAATACGCCGGCTGGCCCGCTTCGCTTGCGCTTGAGGCCGACCGCCAGTACGGACAGACCAGGATACTCATATGGACGCACCAGATCCCCGCACCGCAGTCTACCCCGGAACCTTCGACCCCCTGA
- the miaA gene encoding tRNA (adenosine(37)-N6)-dimethylallyltransferase MiaA translates to MSGKDGDGGPNSLNGKALCLVGPTGAGKTEAALALAEAFRGSVVNFDSRQVYRGIPVTTAQPSPEEQARCPHLLYGFMPCTQAVSAGSFAETAAKAVYSVLEQGRTPILVGGTGLYLQALLEGLAPIPDVPQDVRERVARQWDEQGGAALHDRLAEADPAYAARVHPNDRQRVTRALEVLEATGRTFSAWHAQAEKPLDLPCMKMGIRMEKTVLDRRLAARIRVMLERGALDEVRRAVAECPDPSAPGLSGIGCAELAAHLRGELGFQEALDLWLSNTKAYAKRQMTWFKRDTGIRWFTPGRTREMVALASGWLNMRPISG, encoded by the coding sequence ATGAGCGGCAAGGATGGCGATGGCGGCCCCAACAGCCTGAACGGCAAGGCGCTGTGCCTGGTCGGCCCCACCGGGGCCGGCAAGACCGAAGCCGCACTGGCCCTGGCCGAAGCTTTCCGGGGCTCCGTGGTCAACTTCGATTCCCGCCAGGTCTACCGGGGCATTCCCGTCACCACGGCCCAGCCCAGCCCGGAGGAACAGGCCCGCTGCCCGCACCTGCTCTACGGCTTCATGCCATGCACCCAGGCCGTCTCTGCCGGGAGCTTCGCCGAGACCGCCGCGAAGGCCGTGTATTCCGTTCTGGAACAGGGCCGCACTCCCATCCTGGTCGGCGGCACGGGCCTTTACCTGCAGGCCCTGCTGGAAGGCCTCGCCCCCATCCCCGACGTGCCGCAGGACGTGCGCGAGCGGGTCGCCCGCCAGTGGGACGAGCAGGGCGGGGCTGCGCTGCACGACCGCCTTGCCGAAGCTGACCCCGCCTACGCCGCGCGCGTGCACCCCAACGACCGTCAGCGCGTCACCCGCGCGCTGGAAGTGCTCGAGGCCACCGGCCGCACCTTCAGCGCCTGGCATGCCCAGGCCGAGAAGCCCCTGGATCTGCCCTGCATGAAGATGGGCATCCGCATGGAGAAGACCGTGCTGGACAGGCGGCTGGCGGCCCGTATCCGGGTCATGCTGGAGCGGGGCGCCCTTGATGAGGTCCGCCGCGCCGTGGCCGAATGCCCGGACCCGTCCGCTCCGGGGCTCTCCGGCATCGGGTGCGCCGAACTGGCCGCGCACCTGCGGGGCGAGCTCGGCTTCCAGGAGGCCCTGGACCTCTGGCTCTCGAACACCAAGGCCTACGCCAAACGCCAGATGACCTGGTTCAAGCGCGATACCGGCATCCGCTGGTTCACGCCCGGAAGAACGCGGGAGATGGTCGCGCTGGCCTCGGGTTGGTTGAACATGCGGCCCATATCGGGCTAG